Proteins found in one Pyrus communis chromosome 15, drPyrComm1.1, whole genome shotgun sequence genomic segment:
- the LOC137717957 gene encoding DIS3-like exonuclease 2 isoform X1, which yields MKDAVVQAVVERVEDGDKEKKKNRRPSRRSRQKNSTSAASPRTEVSECLANGRISNHVTTSLKQPQLDMHPPDEHGTIKASNLAFNSLPTVHINEQVNHEDVQISVNQNSLPCDPAGRFISNSCPEPVACGGSPGMFKDFPPHHAESYARRKCFTSHWPMEAVNDALEKGDAFKALFRVNAHNRFEAYCKIDGVPTDILIDGLAEQNRAMEGDIVAIKVDPLPLWTRMKGSAGTCTSSALVEDFNLPQEANEISGLNCKGKAKVDEVDLYANGRRSLLPERGSFPQESTCPGESITSKPIGQTSYDHVAGRYPTASDFLQEGSHGEQNEFAVAVERICAMISSFPSKRPTGRVVAIIERSPRRDSVVGFLHVKKWIAYREVCRNNMRKNKNALFSSDECIQMTPTDPRFPKMVVLVRTLPDSIKKRLENGDESIEMELFAARIDEWDEESSAPQAVILNAFGRAGEVQPQLEAILFQNSINSSDFSHESLSCLPHLKWEVPQEEIKSRKDLRNLCILTIDPSTATDLDDALSVEKLSNGIFRVGIHIADVSYFVLPDTPLDEEAQSRSASVYMSQRKLPMLPPVLSENIGSLNPGVERLAFSIFLDINHVGDVVDRWIGRTVIRSCCKLSYEHAQEIINGKLNLESSNILGNGCPQLHGHFEWSDVIRSVKDLLEISRVLKERRFSDGALQLESPKVVILFDECGVPYDSMYSERKDSNFLVEEFMLLANTTAAEVISRAFPESALLRRHPEPNMRKLREFEAFCSKHGLELDTSSSGQFQQSLLRIREELKDDAVLFNILMSYATKPMQLASYFCSSELKDRENDWGHYGLAVPLYTHFTSPLRRYPDIVVHRTLAAAVEAEELFLKHRRLLNNFSRGDEVKMRCFTGIYFDKNVAESCEIKEALSAAAIKHRVPCSEMLTDVAAYCNERKLASRHVKDACDKLYMWALLKKKEIVLSEARVLGVGPRFMSIYIHKLAVERRIYYDEVEGLMVEWLDATSTLVLNLCSNRRSHRRGSPGKWRALEDVALVVRPYDLKAELGGTGNSPKEGAVVQDVGVATHSEIDPVVFPLTLCVLSTVPVVLHAIGGDDGPVDIGARLYMTSYL from the exons ATGAAAGACGCGGTTGTTCAAGCGGTGGTTGAAAGGGTTGAAGACGGCGataaggagaagaagaagaatcgcCGACCCAGTCGCCGATCCAGACAAAAAAATTCCACTTCAG CAGCTAGTCCGAGAACTGAAGTATCTGAGTGCCTGGCAAATGGAAGAATTTCTAATCATGTAACCACATCCTTAAAGCAACCTCAGTTAGACATGCATCCTCCAGATGAGCACGGAACGATAAAAGCATCTAATTTGGCCTTCAATTCATTGCCAACAGTGCACATCAATGAGCAAGTCAACCACGAGGATGTGCAAATTTCGGTAAATCAAAATTCTCTCCCATGTGATCCTGCTGGAAGATTTATTTCAAATTCTTGTCCTGAACCTGTGGCTTGTGGAGGATCGCCTGGAATGTTCAAGGATTTCCCTCCTCATCATGCTGAGAGTTATGCTCGAAGAAAATGTTTTACTTCACACTGGCCCATGGAGGCTGTTAATGACGCTCTAGAG AAAGGTGATGCTTTTAAAGCTTTGTTTCGAGTCAATGCACACAACCGATTTGAG GCCTATTGCAAAATTGATGGTGTACCAACAGACATTCTCATTGATGGACTTGCTGAGCAGAATAGAGCT atgGAAGGAGACATTGTGGCGATTAAGGTTGATCCCTTGCCATTATGGACGAGGATGAAAGGATCAGCTGGGACTTGTACCAGTTCTGCACTGGTGGAGGATTTTAACTTACCACAAGAAGCTAATGAAATTTCTGGTCTCAACTGCAAAGGTAAAGCTAAGGTAGACGAGGTGGATTTGTATGCTAATGGTAGAAGAAGCCTGCTTCCTGAGAGGGGCTCATTTCCTCAGGAAAGTACTTGTCCTGGTGAATCTATTACTTCAAAGCCAATTGGACAAACAAGTTATGATCATGTTGCTGGGAGGTACCCCACGGCTTCAGATTTTTTACAAGAAGGTTCTCATGGTGAGCAGAATGAATTTGCAGTTGCAGTAGAGAGGATATGTGCCATGATCAGTTCATTCCCTTCAAAACGACCAACTGGCAGGGTTGTTGCTATCATTGAAAGGTCTCCACGTCGAGACTCTGTTGTTGGTTTCCTTCATGTTAAGAAGTGGATTGCTTACAGGGAAGTTTGCAGAAACAACATGAGAAAGAACAAAAATGCATTATTTTCTAGTGACGAGTGCATTCAGATGACCCCAACTGACCCAAGATTTCCAAAAATGGTGGTCCTTGTGAGAACCCTGCCTGATTCaatcaagaagagattggagaaTGGTGATGAGTCAATCGAAATGGAGTTGTTTGCTGCCCGAATAGATGAATGGGATGAGGAAAGTTCTGCTCCCCAAGCTGTCATCTTGAATGCTTTTGGCCGGGCAGGTGAAGTACAGCCACAACTTGAAGCAATTTTATTCCAAAATTCAATTAATTCATCAGATTTTTCTCATGAATCACTTTCCTGTCTTCCTCATCTCAAGTGGGAGGTGCCTCAGGAGGAAATCAAAAGTAGAAAGGATCTTCGAAACCTATGCATATTAACCATCGACCCTTCAACTGCTACTGATCTGGATGATGCACTCTCAGTTGAGAAATTATCCAATGGAATTTTCAGAGTTGGTATCCACATTGCTGATGTGTCGTATTTTGTTTTGCCCGATACACCGTTAGACGAAGAAGCTCAATCTAGATCAGCAAGTGTGTATATGTCACAGCGGAAATTACCAATGTTGCCTCCTGTGCTCTCAGAGAATATTGGTTCGCTTAACCCAGGGGTAGAGAGACTtgcattttcaattttcttggaCATCAACCATGTTGGGGATGTTGTTGACCGATGGATTGGCCGCACTGTGATAAGATCGTGTTGCAAACTTTCTTATGAACATGCTCAGGAGATTATCAATGGGAAACTTAATTTGGAAAGTTCTAACATTTTAGGAAACGGCTGTCCTCAGTTGCATGGCCATTTTGAATGGTCTGATGTAATTAGATCTGTTAAAGATCTTCTTGAAATTTCCAGAGTTTTGAAGGAAAGGAGGTTTAGTGATGGGGCTCTTCAGCTTGAGAGCCCTAAAGTTGTTATTCTGTTTGACGAATGTGGAGTTCCATATGATAGCATGTATTCTGAACGGAAGGACTCAAATTTTCTTGTTGAGGAGTTTATGCTTTTGGCAAATACAACTGCGGCTGAAGTCATATCTAGAGCTTTTCCTGAGAGTGCATTATTGCGGAGGCACCCAGAACCTAATATGCGCAAACTCAGGGAATTTGAAGCATTTTGTTCTAAGCATGGTTTGGAATTGGATACGTCATCTTCTGGGCAGTTCCAGCAATCATTGCTGAGAATCAGGGAAGAGCTCAAGGATGATGCTGTTCTATTCAATATTCTTATGAGTTATGCTACAAAACCAATGCAGTTGGCTTCTTATTTTTGTAGCAGCGAATTAAAAGACAGAGAAAATGATTGGGGTCACTATGGACTTGCTGTTCCTTTGTACACTCATTTTACATCTCCACTGCGTCGGTATCCAGATATTGTGGTGCATCGCACGCTGGCTGCAGCCGTAGAGGCAGAGGAGTTATTTTTGAAACATCGGAGACTGTTGAATAATTTTAGTAGGGGGGATGAAGTTAAAATGAGATGTTTCACTGGTATTTATTTTGATAAGAATGTTGCTGAATCCTGTGAAATCAAGGAAGCTCTATCTGCTGCAGCAATAAAGCATAGAGTTCCCTGCTCTGAAATGCTTACTGATGTTGCTGCTTATTGCAATGAAAGAAAGCTGGCTAGTAGACATGTCAAGGATGCTTGTGATAAGCTCTACATGTGGGCCCTGCTGAAGAAAAAGGAG ATTGTATTATCAGAAGCAAGAGTATTGGGTGTGGGGCCTAGATTCATGTCCATTTATATTCACAAGCTTGCT GTTGAACGTCGAATATATTATGATGAAGTTGAAGGCTTAATGGTAGAATGGCTTGATGCTACATCCACATTGGTGCTGAATTTATGTTCTAACAGACGCTCACATAGGAGAGGTAGTCCTGGTAAGTGGAGGGCGCTTGAAGATGTTGCCTTGGTTGTAAGACCTTATGACCTCAAAGCTGAACTAGGCGGAACTGGTAATAGTCCTAAAGAGGGTGCCGTGGTCCAAGATGTTGGCGTAGCCACCCATAGTGAAATTGATCCAGTGGTTTTCCCCCTTACACTGTGTGTTCTTTCAACAGTTCCTGTAGTGCTTCATGCAATCGGGGGGGATGATGGACCCGTTGATATTGGGGCAAGGCTGTACATGACCTCATATCTCTGA
- the LOC137717957 gene encoding DIS3-like exonuclease 2 isoform X2, which translates to MKDAVVQAVVERVEDGDKEKKKNRRPSRRSRQKNSTSASPRTEVSECLANGRISNHVTTSLKQPQLDMHPPDEHGTIKASNLAFNSLPTVHINEQVNHEDVQISVNQNSLPCDPAGRFISNSCPEPVACGGSPGMFKDFPPHHAESYARRKCFTSHWPMEAVNDALEKGDAFKALFRVNAHNRFEAYCKIDGVPTDILIDGLAEQNRAMEGDIVAIKVDPLPLWTRMKGSAGTCTSSALVEDFNLPQEANEISGLNCKGKAKVDEVDLYANGRRSLLPERGSFPQESTCPGESITSKPIGQTSYDHVAGRYPTASDFLQEGSHGEQNEFAVAVERICAMISSFPSKRPTGRVVAIIERSPRRDSVVGFLHVKKWIAYREVCRNNMRKNKNALFSSDECIQMTPTDPRFPKMVVLVRTLPDSIKKRLENGDESIEMELFAARIDEWDEESSAPQAVILNAFGRAGEVQPQLEAILFQNSINSSDFSHESLSCLPHLKWEVPQEEIKSRKDLRNLCILTIDPSTATDLDDALSVEKLSNGIFRVGIHIADVSYFVLPDTPLDEEAQSRSASVYMSQRKLPMLPPVLSENIGSLNPGVERLAFSIFLDINHVGDVVDRWIGRTVIRSCCKLSYEHAQEIINGKLNLESSNILGNGCPQLHGHFEWSDVIRSVKDLLEISRVLKERRFSDGALQLESPKVVILFDECGVPYDSMYSERKDSNFLVEEFMLLANTTAAEVISRAFPESALLRRHPEPNMRKLREFEAFCSKHGLELDTSSSGQFQQSLLRIREELKDDAVLFNILMSYATKPMQLASYFCSSELKDRENDWGHYGLAVPLYTHFTSPLRRYPDIVVHRTLAAAVEAEELFLKHRRLLNNFSRGDEVKMRCFTGIYFDKNVAESCEIKEALSAAAIKHRVPCSEMLTDVAAYCNERKLASRHVKDACDKLYMWALLKKKEIVLSEARVLGVGPRFMSIYIHKLAVERRIYYDEVEGLMVEWLDATSTLVLNLCSNRRSHRRGSPGKWRALEDVALVVRPYDLKAELGGTGNSPKEGAVVQDVGVATHSEIDPVVFPLTLCVLSTVPVVLHAIGGDDGPVDIGARLYMTSYL; encoded by the exons ATGAAAGACGCGGTTGTTCAAGCGGTGGTTGAAAGGGTTGAAGACGGCGataaggagaagaagaagaatcgcCGACCCAGTCGCCGATCCAGACAAAAAAATTCCACTTCAG CTAGTCCGAGAACTGAAGTATCTGAGTGCCTGGCAAATGGAAGAATTTCTAATCATGTAACCACATCCTTAAAGCAACCTCAGTTAGACATGCATCCTCCAGATGAGCACGGAACGATAAAAGCATCTAATTTGGCCTTCAATTCATTGCCAACAGTGCACATCAATGAGCAAGTCAACCACGAGGATGTGCAAATTTCGGTAAATCAAAATTCTCTCCCATGTGATCCTGCTGGAAGATTTATTTCAAATTCTTGTCCTGAACCTGTGGCTTGTGGAGGATCGCCTGGAATGTTCAAGGATTTCCCTCCTCATCATGCTGAGAGTTATGCTCGAAGAAAATGTTTTACTTCACACTGGCCCATGGAGGCTGTTAATGACGCTCTAGAG AAAGGTGATGCTTTTAAAGCTTTGTTTCGAGTCAATGCACACAACCGATTTGAG GCCTATTGCAAAATTGATGGTGTACCAACAGACATTCTCATTGATGGACTTGCTGAGCAGAATAGAGCT atgGAAGGAGACATTGTGGCGATTAAGGTTGATCCCTTGCCATTATGGACGAGGATGAAAGGATCAGCTGGGACTTGTACCAGTTCTGCACTGGTGGAGGATTTTAACTTACCACAAGAAGCTAATGAAATTTCTGGTCTCAACTGCAAAGGTAAAGCTAAGGTAGACGAGGTGGATTTGTATGCTAATGGTAGAAGAAGCCTGCTTCCTGAGAGGGGCTCATTTCCTCAGGAAAGTACTTGTCCTGGTGAATCTATTACTTCAAAGCCAATTGGACAAACAAGTTATGATCATGTTGCTGGGAGGTACCCCACGGCTTCAGATTTTTTACAAGAAGGTTCTCATGGTGAGCAGAATGAATTTGCAGTTGCAGTAGAGAGGATATGTGCCATGATCAGTTCATTCCCTTCAAAACGACCAACTGGCAGGGTTGTTGCTATCATTGAAAGGTCTCCACGTCGAGACTCTGTTGTTGGTTTCCTTCATGTTAAGAAGTGGATTGCTTACAGGGAAGTTTGCAGAAACAACATGAGAAAGAACAAAAATGCATTATTTTCTAGTGACGAGTGCATTCAGATGACCCCAACTGACCCAAGATTTCCAAAAATGGTGGTCCTTGTGAGAACCCTGCCTGATTCaatcaagaagagattggagaaTGGTGATGAGTCAATCGAAATGGAGTTGTTTGCTGCCCGAATAGATGAATGGGATGAGGAAAGTTCTGCTCCCCAAGCTGTCATCTTGAATGCTTTTGGCCGGGCAGGTGAAGTACAGCCACAACTTGAAGCAATTTTATTCCAAAATTCAATTAATTCATCAGATTTTTCTCATGAATCACTTTCCTGTCTTCCTCATCTCAAGTGGGAGGTGCCTCAGGAGGAAATCAAAAGTAGAAAGGATCTTCGAAACCTATGCATATTAACCATCGACCCTTCAACTGCTACTGATCTGGATGATGCACTCTCAGTTGAGAAATTATCCAATGGAATTTTCAGAGTTGGTATCCACATTGCTGATGTGTCGTATTTTGTTTTGCCCGATACACCGTTAGACGAAGAAGCTCAATCTAGATCAGCAAGTGTGTATATGTCACAGCGGAAATTACCAATGTTGCCTCCTGTGCTCTCAGAGAATATTGGTTCGCTTAACCCAGGGGTAGAGAGACTtgcattttcaattttcttggaCATCAACCATGTTGGGGATGTTGTTGACCGATGGATTGGCCGCACTGTGATAAGATCGTGTTGCAAACTTTCTTATGAACATGCTCAGGAGATTATCAATGGGAAACTTAATTTGGAAAGTTCTAACATTTTAGGAAACGGCTGTCCTCAGTTGCATGGCCATTTTGAATGGTCTGATGTAATTAGATCTGTTAAAGATCTTCTTGAAATTTCCAGAGTTTTGAAGGAAAGGAGGTTTAGTGATGGGGCTCTTCAGCTTGAGAGCCCTAAAGTTGTTATTCTGTTTGACGAATGTGGAGTTCCATATGATAGCATGTATTCTGAACGGAAGGACTCAAATTTTCTTGTTGAGGAGTTTATGCTTTTGGCAAATACAACTGCGGCTGAAGTCATATCTAGAGCTTTTCCTGAGAGTGCATTATTGCGGAGGCACCCAGAACCTAATATGCGCAAACTCAGGGAATTTGAAGCATTTTGTTCTAAGCATGGTTTGGAATTGGATACGTCATCTTCTGGGCAGTTCCAGCAATCATTGCTGAGAATCAGGGAAGAGCTCAAGGATGATGCTGTTCTATTCAATATTCTTATGAGTTATGCTACAAAACCAATGCAGTTGGCTTCTTATTTTTGTAGCAGCGAATTAAAAGACAGAGAAAATGATTGGGGTCACTATGGACTTGCTGTTCCTTTGTACACTCATTTTACATCTCCACTGCGTCGGTATCCAGATATTGTGGTGCATCGCACGCTGGCTGCAGCCGTAGAGGCAGAGGAGTTATTTTTGAAACATCGGAGACTGTTGAATAATTTTAGTAGGGGGGATGAAGTTAAAATGAGATGTTTCACTGGTATTTATTTTGATAAGAATGTTGCTGAATCCTGTGAAATCAAGGAAGCTCTATCTGCTGCAGCAATAAAGCATAGAGTTCCCTGCTCTGAAATGCTTACTGATGTTGCTGCTTATTGCAATGAAAGAAAGCTGGCTAGTAGACATGTCAAGGATGCTTGTGATAAGCTCTACATGTGGGCCCTGCTGAAGAAAAAGGAG ATTGTATTATCAGAAGCAAGAGTATTGGGTGTGGGGCCTAGATTCATGTCCATTTATATTCACAAGCTTGCT GTTGAACGTCGAATATATTATGATGAAGTTGAAGGCTTAATGGTAGAATGGCTTGATGCTACATCCACATTGGTGCTGAATTTATGTTCTAACAGACGCTCACATAGGAGAGGTAGTCCTGGTAAGTGGAGGGCGCTTGAAGATGTTGCCTTGGTTGTAAGACCTTATGACCTCAAAGCTGAACTAGGCGGAACTGGTAATAGTCCTAAAGAGGGTGCCGTGGTCCAAGATGTTGGCGTAGCCACCCATAGTGAAATTGATCCAGTGGTTTTCCCCCTTACACTGTGTGTTCTTTCAACAGTTCCTGTAGTGCTTCATGCAATCGGGGGGGATGATGGACCCGTTGATATTGGGGCAAGGCTGTACATGACCTCATATCTCTGA